The following is a genomic window from Caldanaerobius fijiensis DSM 17918.
GGTAATGACGGACAAATTTATGAAGGAGATACAGCTACTTGCTGAAAATAAAATACGGTCAGATATAATTAATACCGCCTCAAAATTAAAAAATGAGTATAAAGTAGACGTCATAGGGGCAGGGGACCTCATGAGCAAATATTATCCTGAACTTTGGGAAAAAGTTAAAAATAACTGGGATGATGAATATTTTCCGGAAGTAAATGTGATAGCACATCCCAAAGTGTTCCTGAGGAGAAACGGGCTAGTAAGGTAGTATAAAAACCGGTTTGTATGTCAATAATTATAACAAAAGAAAAAAGTATCTGGGGGGATCGCCTTGAAAAAGCTACTGATAATAATATTAGCCATAGTGTTGATATTCCTGGGTTTTCAGTACCGCTCATATGAAGCCCAGAAAGCCGATATATCCAATAGATTGATAAGGCTTCATGTAATAGCGAACAGCGACTCTGCTGTTGACCAGGCTGTTAAATTAAAGGTCAGGGATGCGATAATAAAAGCCATGGATTCTAGGTTTGAAGGGAAATACGATATAGATAAAGCCAGAAAGCTTATAAGCGATAACTTGAGTAACATACAGGCAATTGCAGAAAAGGTACTTAAGGAAAGTGGAATGAATTACGGAGCTAAGGTTCAATTTGGCAGATTTAATTTTCCTATTAAAAGATATGGTTCTATAGTGCTTCCGCCAGGCAATTATGAGGCGCTTAAAGTGGTTTTAGGCGACGGCCAGGGCAAAAATTGGTGGTGCGTCATGTTCCCGCCTCTCTGCTTTGCGGATATTACCCATGGGCTCACCACAGTTCAAACTGAAGACAATTTGAGCCAGGTCTTAAGTGCTGACCAATTAAATATGATTGATGAAAATAAAAACCATGAAGTGGTATTTAAATTTAAGATATATGAGGTAATTGAGCGTACATTTAACGCTTTTACAAAATCTCTGAGATTTGCATTAAAATAAGACAGGTCGATGCCTGTCTTATTTATTTTATGCACATTTTTTTAAATGTTCAGTATAACGATAGTGAACAGATGAATAAATATACAAAAATCATTTATAGGCTTATAAAAAATTTTTATAGCTTTTAAAAGAGTATTGCAATTAAATATAAATTGTGCTGTAATTAATACGTTAATTTTAAGAGAGGGGCGGATACATGCAGAAATTTGATCAAAACAGGACACCACTTTTTGATGCATTAAAAAGGTATCGGGAAAGGCAAACCGTGGCATTTCACGTGCCAGGGCATAAGCACGGCAAAGGACTTAAAGAATTTACGGATTATGTAGGAGAAAATTTGATGTGGTTGGACGTCAACGGCATGGAGGATCTGGACAACGTGTGTAATCCCGTTGGCGTTATAAAGGAAACCCAGCAGCTGGCTGCAGAAGCTTTCGGCGCTGATTATGCCTATTTTCTTGTCAATGGAACAAGTAGTGGTGTACAGGCTATGATTATGTCAGCCTGCGAACCAGGCGATGAGATAATAATACCCAGAAATGCTCATAAATCTACTATCGGAGGAATTATTTTAAGTGGAGCTATTCCTGTGTATATACAGCCTGAAATCAATCACGAGCTGGGGATAGCTATGGGAGTGAGCGTATCCAGCGTTAAAGCCGCTATTGAGGCACATCCTTATGCAAAAGCTGTTTTTATTATAAATCCTACCTACTATGGAGTGGCATCTGATCTAAAAACCATCGTAGATCTGGCCCACGAAAATGATATGATGGTTCTGGTGGATGAGGCTCATGGAGCTCATCTGGGGTTTCACCCTGATTTGCCTATAAGCGCCATGATGGCAGGGGCGGATATGAGTGCTGTAAGCTTGCATAAGACAGGGGGTTCTATGACTCAGAGCTCTATGCTCCTGCTGAAAGGGAATAGGCTGGATCCGGGTTATGTAAAATCGGTTTTAAATCTCACCCAGACCACCAGCGCCTCCTATGTGCTAATGGCATCGCTGGATGTTGCGAGAAAACAACTGGCCACAAAAGGCCGCGAAATGCTGGAAGAGGTGCTGCGCTTGTCCAGGATAGCCAGAGATAAAATAAACCAGATACCTGGCCTGAGGGCCTTTGGGAAAGAAGTGACAGGAACCCCTGGAAGTTTTGCTTTTGATGAGACCAAACTCGGAGTAAACGTCATGGGGCTCGGCCTTACTGGATTTGAAGTGGAATCACTTTTAAGAAAAAGATATGATATACAGGTAGAGATGGCTGACCTTTACAATATATTGGCCATCGTGAGTTTAGGGGATGATGAAACATCTATAGCAAAGCTGGTAGAAGGATTAAGAGGTATTGCAGCGGATCACGCGGGCCATACCATAAAAAATGCCACCAGGAGCCCTATTATGCCTGACCTCATAGTATCTCCCAGAGATGCTTATTATAGCAGAAAAAAGGTGGTCAAGTTGGAAGACGCCGAAGGAGAAATAAGTGGGGAAATGGTGATGGCGTATCCTCCGGGTATACCGGTGATTTGCCCGGGCGAGAGGATAACGGCAGAGATCATAGATTATATAAAAGCGCTGAAAAACGAAAAATGTCAGCTTCAAGG
Proteins encoded in this region:
- a CDS encoding aminotransferase class I/II-fold pyridoxal phosphate-dependent enzyme, with protein sequence MQKFDQNRTPLFDALKRYRERQTVAFHVPGHKHGKGLKEFTDYVGENLMWLDVNGMEDLDNVCNPVGVIKETQQLAAEAFGADYAYFLVNGTSSGVQAMIMSACEPGDEIIIPRNAHKSTIGGIILSGAIPVYIQPEINHELGIAMGVSVSSVKAAIEAHPYAKAVFIINPTYYGVASDLKTIVDLAHENDMMVLVDEAHGAHLGFHPDLPISAMMAGADMSAVSLHKTGGSMTQSSMLLLKGNRLDPGYVKSVLNLTQTTSASYVLMASLDVARKQLATKGREMLEEVLRLSRIARDKINQIPGLRAFGKEVTGTPGSFAFDETKLGVNVMGLGLTGFEVESLLRKRYDIQVEMADLYNILAIVSLGDDETSIAKLVEGLRGIAADHAGHTIKNATRSPIMPDLIVSPRDAYYSRKKVVKLEDAEGEISGEMVMAYPPGIPVICPGERITAEIIDYIKALKNEKCQLQGTEDPYADYIKVLGQDYYN
- the spoIIR gene encoding stage II sporulation protein R — translated: MKKLLIIILAIVLIFLGFQYRSYEAQKADISNRLIRLHVIANSDSAVDQAVKLKVRDAIIKAMDSRFEGKYDIDKARKLISDNLSNIQAIAEKVLKESGMNYGAKVQFGRFNFPIKRYGSIVLPPGNYEALKVVLGDGQGKNWWCVMFPPLCFADITHGLTTVQTEDNLSQVLSADQLNMIDENKNHEVVFKFKIYEVIERTFNAFTKSLRFALK